A genome region from Nitrosopumilus oxyclinae includes the following:
- a CDS encoding 50S ribosomal protein L1: MITDAQITELIKRARGATKERKFKQSLELIVTFKDIDVKKGFAINEVVQLPKTSSPATVCIIATGEMNQKAKAAKADSVIGTEELSKFGANKRESRKFINKYDFFLADTKVMPEVGKTLGQLLGPRGKMPTPVPFDASIEAFLQRFRSCIKVRTRASLSISSKIGDLSMDDADLTINAHTVLAAIEKKLPNGEKNIKKILIKTTMGKPVKQIQEVKKKYA; encoded by the coding sequence ATGATTACAGATGCTCAGATTACTGAATTGATTAAAAGAGCAAGAGGAGCTACAAAAGAGCGTAAATTTAAACAATCTTTAGAATTAATCGTCACTTTCAAAGATATTGATGTAAAAAAAGGATTTGCAATTAACGAAGTTGTTCAACTTCCAAAGACTAGTTCTCCAGCAACTGTTTGCATTATTGCAACAGGTGAAATGAATCAAAAAGCAAAAGCTGCAAAAGCAGATTCTGTAATTGGAACAGAAGAACTAAGTAAATTTGGTGCAAACAAAAGAGAATCTAGAAAATTCATTAACAAATATGATTTCTTCTTGGCAGATACCAAAGTCATGCCAGAAGTTGGTAAAACTTTGGGTCAACTATTAGGTCCAAGAGGAAAGATGCCAACACCAGTTCCATTTGATGCATCCATTGAAGCATTCTTGCAAAGATTTAGATCTTGCATCAAAGTAAGAACAAGAGCATCATTGTCAATCTCATCTAAAATTGGAGATTTGTCTATGGATGATGCAGATTTAACAATTAACGCACATACAGTCCTAGCTGCAATTGAAAAGAAATTACCAAACGGAGAGAAGAACATAAAGAAAATTTTAATTAAAACTACAATGGGCAAACCGGTAAAACAAATACAAGAGGTCAAGAAGAAATATGCATGA
- the rpl12p gene encoding 50S ribosomal protein P1: MEYVYAALLLHKLDKEVNEANLTSVVKASGADVNEAQVKSLVAALADVNIDEAVKAAPVAVAAAAAPAADAAAPAAEEKKKEEPKNEEAAMEGLSSLFG, translated from the coding sequence ATGGAATATGTTTACGCTGCTTTACTTCTTCACAAACTAGACAAAGAAGTTAACGAGGCAAACCTCACATCAGTTGTTAAAGCATCTGGTGCTGACGTTAATGAAGCCCAAGTTAAATCACTAGTTGCAGCCTTAGCCGATGTTAACATCGATGAGGCAGTTAAAGCCGCCCCAGTAGCAGTTGCAGCAGCCGCAGCACCGGCAGCAGACGCAGCAGCACCGGCAGCAGAAGAAAAGAAGAAAGAAGAACCTAAAAACGAAGAAGCAGCCATGGAAGGATTGTCTTCCTTATTTGGCTAA
- a CDS encoding trimeric intracellular cation channel family protein, whose translation MVDFSFPIDGFISILDYLGTIAFAVTGASKAISHKADIFGIIVLASVVGVGGGVTRDVIFGRFPTAFSDPIYVAITVTVGVVMFFLYTKFKKQMSIWLVFDAVGLGVFSILGASIAYQVVGLEFLPMLFGGMITAIGGGILRDVFVREIPIVFVKEVYAIASIIGIVVFYGILSAGVDVQIASVVGIVTGTGIRLLAMKFNWNLPKVRESLD comes from the coding sequence ATGGTTGATTTTTCGTTTCCAATTGATGGATTCATTAGCATTTTAGATTATTTGGGGACGATTGCATTTGCGGTAACTGGAGCTTCAAAAGCAATATCACACAAGGCAGATATTTTTGGAATTATAGTTTTGGCCTCTGTAGTTGGAGTAGGTGGTGGTGTAACTCGAGATGTAATCTTTGGACGATTCCCTACAGCGTTTTCAGATCCTATCTATGTAGCAATTACTGTTACAGTTGGTGTTGTAATGTTCTTCTTGTATACAAAATTCAAAAAACAGATGAGCATATGGCTAGTCTTTGATGCAGTAGGGTTGGGAGTGTTTTCAATTTTAGGTGCATCAATTGCATACCAAGTAGTTGGATTGGAGTTTCTCCCAATGCTCTTTGGTGGAATGATTACAGCAATTGGTGGTGGAATATTACGAGATGTCTTTGTTCGAGAAATTCCAATTGTATTTGTAAAAGAAGTATATGCAATTGCAAGTATTATCGGAATTGTAGTGTTCTATGGAATTTTATCAGCTGGTGTTGATGTACAGATTGCATCAGTAGTTGGAATAGTTACAGGAACTGGAATTAGATTACTTGCAATGAAGTTTAATTGGAATCTTCCAAAGGTTCGAGAATCTTTGGACTAG
- a CDS encoding 50S ribosomal protein L10: MHENRTSYPKRKSQMYQQLQELPKKYKVLAVIKMRKVRSTQILPLRKTLAGQVEFFSIKDKIAKKAFEKLDVPGIKDIADHLTGQCMFLFTDMSPFKLNVLLAKNKVMMAARGGDLASFDIVVPAKNTGIAPGPMLTEFKEAGIPTKIDQGTIWIAKDSTPVKKGEAINEKLASILGKLDIKPVEAGISLVTALEDGTVYAEEEMVIDVEKVRNAFAQFHQEAVTLSIEAGYITADNVMQILSKAAQSARSVSVESGFMTDETKEQILQKADSQAKAVAGQAKDYTPA; this comes from the coding sequence ATGCATGAAAATAGAACTTCTTATCCTAAAAGAAAATCCCAAATGTATCAACAATTACAAGAGCTTCCAAAAAAATACAAAGTTCTAGCTGTAATTAAAATGAGAAAAGTTCGTTCTACACAAATTCTTCCATTAAGAAAAACTCTTGCAGGACAAGTAGAATTTTTCAGCATTAAAGATAAAATTGCAAAAAAAGCATTTGAGAAATTAGATGTCCCAGGAATCAAAGACATTGCAGACCATCTAACTGGACAATGCATGTTCTTGTTTACTGACATGTCACCATTCAAGCTAAACGTACTTCTTGCCAAAAACAAAGTAATGATGGCAGCAAGAGGTGGAGACCTTGCAAGTTTTGATATTGTAGTTCCTGCCAAGAACACAGGAATCGCACCAGGACCAATGCTTACAGAATTCAAAGAAGCTGGCATTCCAACTAAGATTGATCAAGGAACAATCTGGATTGCAAAGGATAGTACCCCAGTGAAAAAGGGCGAGGCAATCAATGAGAAATTAGCATCCATTTTAGGTAAATTAGATATCAAACCAGTAGAAGCAGGAATTTCACTAGTCACTGCACTAGAGGATGGAACTGTATATGCTGAAGAAGAGATGGTAATTGATGTTGAAAAAGTCAGAAATGCATTTGCTCAATTCCACCAAGAAGCAGTTACACTATCAATTGAAGCAGGATATATCACAGCAGACAACGTTATGCAAATTCTCAGCAAGGCAGCACAATCTGCACGTTCTGTATCTGTTGAATCAGGATTTATGACTGATGAGACAAAGGAACAAATTCTACAAAAAGCAGACTCTCAAGCAAAAGCAGTTGCAGGCCAAGCAAAAGATTACACTCCTGCTTAA